A section of the Humulus lupulus chromosome 2, drHumLupu1.1, whole genome shotgun sequence genome encodes:
- the LOC133818569 gene encoding uncharacterized protein LOC133818569 isoform X1 — protein MKGENDDDVVGAEHGAGAGAGVTAMDGKRMPVLSLGTGSAKREEKYNAAKASEWGLLSWIFDNGSTPIIDIFGDASSDISHCIQIMVGKIPLGLDLTLQRTENISREGILFFVRYSSCFISNIFLYRHVYVINVHKFTY, from the exons ATGAAGGGCGAGAATGATGATGATGTAGTGGGCGCAGAGCATGGGGCTGGTGCTGGTGCCGGTGTCACAGCGATGGATGGGAAGAGAATGCCAGTTCTATCGTTGGGCACAGGATCAGCCAAGCGTGAAGAAAAGTACAATGCAGCCAAGGCATCCGAATGGGGCCTCCTCAGTTGGATTTTCGACAATGGCAGCACACCCATCATCGACATTTTTGGTGATGCTAGTTCTGATATT TCTCATTGCATTCAGATTATGGTTGGAAAAATTCCTTTAGGGCTTGATTTGACCTTGCAAAGAACGGAAAACATCTCTAGGGAaggtattttattttttgtaagatACAGTTCATGttttatttcaaatatttttctttatagGCATGTATATGTTATAAATGTTCATAAATTTACCTATTAA
- the LOC133818569 gene encoding uncharacterized protein LOC133818569 isoform X2, whose protein sequence is MKGENDDDVVGAEHGAGAGAGVTAMDGKRMPVLSLGTGSAKREEKYNAAKASEWGLLSWIFDNGSTPIIDIFGDASSDIIMVGKIPLGLDLTLQRTENISREGILFFVRYSSCFISNIFLYRHVYVINVHKFTY, encoded by the exons ATGAAGGGCGAGAATGATGATGATGTAGTGGGCGCAGAGCATGGGGCTGGTGCTGGTGCCGGTGTCACAGCGATGGATGGGAAGAGAATGCCAGTTCTATCGTTGGGCACAGGATCAGCCAAGCGTGAAGAAAAGTACAATGCAGCCAAGGCATCCGAATGGGGCCTCCTCAGTTGGATTTTCGACAATGGCAGCACACCCATCATCGACATTTTTGGTGATGCTAGTTCTGATATT ATTATGGTTGGAAAAATTCCTTTAGGGCTTGATTTGACCTTGCAAAGAACGGAAAACATCTCTAGGGAaggtattttattttttgtaagatACAGTTCATGttttatttcaaatatttttctttatagGCATGTATATGTTATAAATGTTCATAAATTTACCTATTAA